A genome region from Tursiops truncatus isolate mTurTru1 chromosome 15, mTurTru1.mat.Y, whole genome shotgun sequence includes the following:
- the DSN1 gene encoding kinetochore-associated protein DSN1 homolog isoform X2 — MTEGVSKKQIHLGSSPKKGESCDPSHQEGLQSRSLYLSPKEQCARHQDRRQSWRRASMKETNRRKSLPPFHQGITELCRSISVNIAESKRLGCLLLSSFQFSVQKLEPFLRGTEGFSLENFRAKASSLSEELKHFADRLESDGTLQKCFEDSEGRAPDLSLETSVAEMKEYITKFSLERQSWDQLLLRYQEEAEEIISRGSTETKNTEVEVEPTAYLGSSQSEVLNTKPDYQKILQSQNKVFDCMELVMDELQGSMKQLHAFMEESTQCLQKVSVQLGKRSTQQLDPSPARKLLKLQLRKQPSTRCSKSCQ; from the exons ATGACTGAAGGCGtttcaaagaaacagattcacctTGGCTCTAGCCCTAAAAAGGGGGAAAGTTGTGATCCCAGCCACCAGGAAGGACTTCAATCCAGGTCCCTTTATTTGTCCCCCAAAGAACAGTGTGCCCGTCATCAAGACAGGAGGCAATCCTGGCGGCGAGCAAGTATGAAAGAAACGAACCGGCGGAAGTCACTGCCTCCCTTTCATCAGGGCATCACAG AGCTCTGCAGATCCATCAGTGTCAACATAGCAGAAAGCAAACGGCTGGGCTGTCTCCTGCTTTCCAGTTTCCAG ttCTCTGTTCAGAAACTTGAACCTTTCCTAAGGGGCACTGAGGGCTTCAGTCTTGAAAATTTTAGAGCCAAAG CATCTTCTCTTTCTGAAGAATTGAAACATTTTGCAGACAGACTGGAAAGTGATGGAACTCTACAAAAATGTTTTGAAGATTCAGAAGG AAGAGCACCAGATTTGTCTCTGGAAACATCAGTGGCTGAGATGAAGGAATATATAACAAA GTTTTCTTTAGAACGTCAGAGTTGGGATCAGCTCTTGCTGCGCTACCAGGAGGAGGCTGAAGAGATCATATCCAG aGGATCAACTGAAACCAAAAATACTGAAGTTGAAGTGGAACCTACAGCATATCTTGGGTCTTCCCAGAGTGAAGTCCTTAATACAAAGCCTGACTACCAGAAAATATTACAGAGCCAGAATAAAGTCTTTGATTGTATGGAGTTGGTG ATGGACGAACTGCAAGGATCCATGAAGCAGCTGCACGCCTTTATGGAGGAAAGTACCCAGTGCCTCCAGAAGGTGTCAGTACAGCTCG GGAAGAGAAGCACGCAACAATTAGATCCTTCACCAGCTCGAAAACTGCTCAAGCTTCAGCTGCGGAAGCAACCTAGCACACGTTGCTCTAAATCTTGTCAGTGA
- the DSN1 gene encoding kinetochore-associated protein DSN1 homolog isoform X3, producing MTSRSETVEELCRSISVNIAESKRLGCLLLSSFQFSVQKLEPFLRGTEGFSLENFRAKASSLSEELKHFADRLESDGTLQKCFEDSEGRAPDLSLETSVAEMKEYITKFSLERQSWDQLLLRYQEEAEEIISRGSTETKNTEVEVEPTAYLGSSQSEVLNTKPDYQKILQSQNKVFDCMELVMDELQGSMKQLHAFMEESTQCLQKVSVQLGKRSTQQLDPSPARKLLKLQLRKQPSTRCSKSCQ from the exons ATGACTTCTAGATCAGAGACTGTAGAAG AGCTCTGCAGATCCATCAGTGTCAACATAGCAGAAAGCAAACGGCTGGGCTGTCTCCTGCTTTCCAGTTTCCAG ttCTCTGTTCAGAAACTTGAACCTTTCCTAAGGGGCACTGAGGGCTTCAGTCTTGAAAATTTTAGAGCCAAAG CATCTTCTCTTTCTGAAGAATTGAAACATTTTGCAGACAGACTGGAAAGTGATGGAACTCTACAAAAATGTTTTGAAGATTCAGAAGG AAGAGCACCAGATTTGTCTCTGGAAACATCAGTGGCTGAGATGAAGGAATATATAACAAA GTTTTCTTTAGAACGTCAGAGTTGGGATCAGCTCTTGCTGCGCTACCAGGAGGAGGCTGAAGAGATCATATCCAG aGGATCAACTGAAACCAAAAATACTGAAGTTGAAGTGGAACCTACAGCATATCTTGGGTCTTCCCAGAGTGAAGTCCTTAATACAAAGCCTGACTACCAGAAAATATTACAGAGCCAGAATAAAGTCTTTGATTGTATGGAGTTGGTG ATGGACGAACTGCAAGGATCCATGAAGCAGCTGCACGCCTTTATGGAGGAAAGTACCCAGTGCCTCCAGAAGGTGTCAGTACAGCTCG GGAAGAGAAGCACGCAACAATTAGATCCTTCACCAGCTCGAAAACTGCTCAAGCTTCAGCTGCGGAAGCAACCTAGCACACGTTGCTCTAAATCTTGTCAGTGA
- the DSN1 gene encoding kinetochore-associated protein DSN1 homolog isoform X1, whose translation MTSRSETVEVLEEEPVASKTHDHQLESDPNPAEACGNSSTSLEMTEGVSKKQIHLGSSPKKGESCDPSHQEGLQSRSLYLSPKEQCARHQDRRQSWRRASMKETNRRKSLPPFHQGITELCRSISVNIAESKRLGCLLLSSFQFSVQKLEPFLRGTEGFSLENFRAKASSLSEELKHFADRLESDGTLQKCFEDSEGRAPDLSLETSVAEMKEYITKFSLERQSWDQLLLRYQEEAEEIISRGSTETKNTEVEVEPTAYLGSSQSEVLNTKPDYQKILQSQNKVFDCMELVMDELQGSMKQLHAFMEESTQCLQKVSVQLGKRSTQQLDPSPARKLLKLQLRKQPSTRCSKSCQ comes from the exons ATGACTTCTAGATCAGAGACTGTAGAAG TGCTAGAAGAGGAACCAGTGGCATCTAAGACTCATGATCATCAATTGGAATCAGATCCCAACCCTGCGGAAGCGTGTGGTAATTCGTCCACCTCCCTGGAGATGACTGAAGGCGtttcaaagaaacagattcacctTGGCTCTAGCCCTAAAAAGGGGGAAAGTTGTGATCCCAGCCACCAGGAAGGACTTCAATCCAGGTCCCTTTATTTGTCCCCCAAAGAACAGTGTGCCCGTCATCAAGACAGGAGGCAATCCTGGCGGCGAGCAAGTATGAAAGAAACGAACCGGCGGAAGTCACTGCCTCCCTTTCATCAGGGCATCACAG AGCTCTGCAGATCCATCAGTGTCAACATAGCAGAAAGCAAACGGCTGGGCTGTCTCCTGCTTTCCAGTTTCCAG ttCTCTGTTCAGAAACTTGAACCTTTCCTAAGGGGCACTGAGGGCTTCAGTCTTGAAAATTTTAGAGCCAAAG CATCTTCTCTTTCTGAAGAATTGAAACATTTTGCAGACAGACTGGAAAGTGATGGAACTCTACAAAAATGTTTTGAAGATTCAGAAGG AAGAGCACCAGATTTGTCTCTGGAAACATCAGTGGCTGAGATGAAGGAATATATAACAAA GTTTTCTTTAGAACGTCAGAGTTGGGATCAGCTCTTGCTGCGCTACCAGGAGGAGGCTGAAGAGATCATATCCAG aGGATCAACTGAAACCAAAAATACTGAAGTTGAAGTGGAACCTACAGCATATCTTGGGTCTTCCCAGAGTGAAGTCCTTAATACAAAGCCTGACTACCAGAAAATATTACAGAGCCAGAATAAAGTCTTTGATTGTATGGAGTTGGTG ATGGACGAACTGCAAGGATCCATGAAGCAGCTGCACGCCTTTATGGAGGAAAGTACCCAGTGCCTCCAGAAGGTGTCAGTACAGCTCG GGAAGAGAAGCACGCAACAATTAGATCCTTCACCAGCTCGAAAACTGCTCAAGCTTCAGCTGCGGAAGCAACCTAGCACACGTTGCTCTAAATCTTGTCAGTGA